In Mycoplasma suis str. Illinois, a single window of DNA contains:
- a CDS encoding PQ-loop domain-containing transporter codes for MSLLLPFLNESVKGVACAFYFFAAASITASFGPQFQEIVKSKNTSSISLKVFLLHFMIGFFFFIGTILFWCNTSNTSGHVTNSIFIYINSFVLYACGKIVWLKYQNSKKAKELGISELEYCTNYLNMNPSTDLESL; via the coding sequence TTGTCTCTTTTACTTCCTTTTCTTAATGAAAGTGTAAAAGGGGTAGCTTGCGCTTTTTATTTCTTTGCCGCAGCTTCAATAACTGCTTCTTTTGGTCCCCAGTTTCAAGAAATTGTTAAGAGTAAAAATACATCTTCAATTTCTCTGAAAGTTTTCCTCTTACACTTCATGATTGGTTTCTTCTTTTTCATAGGAACTATTCTTTTTTGATGCAACACCAGCAACACCAGCGGACACGTGACAAATTCAATTTTTATTTACATAAACTCCTTCGTACTTTATGCATGCGGAAAGATAGTGTGATTGAAATATCAAAATTCTAAGAAAGCCAAAGAATTAGGAATATCTGAATTAGAGTATTGCACCAACTACTTGAACATGAATCCTTCCACTGATTTAGAAAGTTTATAA
- a CDS encoding HD domain-containing protein, whose protein sequence is MYLIYIGNNNKFRTEIIPHIVSKNNIFNISKVLLLSEEQNRELEVNLCELNLYLENIGMSVEFQSLDIPKTKDFYLDNSFWASMNRVADNLTSKSVLLLEVNKFKEFQLFLNSDNVNIISPNLKGLFCLIPKNKNIKLFDLSNKTWKNNKVLLLNSEDNYLRDINKSLRKSFKEQNLKRFRHTIRVIETANLIAFKSNIDYLERNKLLLACSYHDFAKNWSLKRLLSYSKKIYPTKSKEELLKDAWNLHGPVASFYLKKHKLLVNEEILEAISHHSTPKEGLSELAKILIIADKIEPYKTYNFKGSTYQKLWSQLRMGQVEEVFQFFLKNFKPKTEWRPEIVSEKDKKK, encoded by the coding sequence ATGTACCTAATTTATATAGGAAATAACAATAAGTTCAGAACTGAAATTATTCCCCATATAGTTTCAAAAAACAATATCTTCAATATCTCTAAAGTTCTTCTGTTATCAGAAGAACAAAATAGAGAATTAGAAGTTAATCTTTGTGAATTAAACCTATATCTCGAGAATATAGGTATGTCAGTAGAATTTCAATCTCTAGATATACCAAAGACTAAAGATTTCTATCTAGATAATAGTTTTTGAGCTAGCATGAACAGAGTGGCAGATAATTTAACTTCTAAATCTGTTTTGCTATTAGAAGTAAACAAATTTAAAGAATTTCAATTGTTTTTGAATAGTGACAATGTAAACATAATAAGTCCTAATTTAAAAGGACTATTTTGCTTAATTCCTAAAAATAAAAATATCAAACTTTTTGATTTATCTAATAAAACTTGAAAAAACAATAAGGTATTATTGCTCAATTCCGAAGATAATTATCTAAGAGATATAAATAAATCTCTTAGAAAATCTTTTAAGGAACAAAACCTTAAAAGATTTAGACATACTATAAGAGTTATAGAAACAGCTAATTTAATAGCTTTTAAATCAAATATTGATTATTTAGAAAGGAACAAGCTACTATTAGCTTGTTCATATCATGATTTCGCTAAGAATTGATCACTTAAGAGACTTTTAAGTTATTCCAAAAAAATTTATCCAACCAAGAGTAAAGAAGAATTATTGAAAGATGCTTGGAACCTTCACGGTCCCGTAGCATCTTTCTACTTAAAAAAACATAAGCTTCTAGTTAATGAAGAAATACTAGAAGCTATTAGTCATCACTCAACCCCCAAAGAGGGGTTGAGTGAATTAGCAAAAATACTTATTATTGCCGATAAGATAGAGCCTTATAAAACCTATAACTTTAAAGGCTCTACTTATCAAAAATTATGAAGTCAATTAAGAATGGGTCAAGTTGAAGAAGTTTTTCAATTTTTCTTGAAAAACTTTAAACCTAAAACTGAGTGAAGACCTGAGATTGTTTCTGAAAAAGATAAGAAAAAATAA
- a CDS encoding PTS transporter subunit EIIC — MFDGAGRDQCVSSLTRMFGVLTLNTSIFGPMLIGGFIIPYIMKHYSEIKLPTYLAYFAGKRLLPLISCLSVIPVALISLVFWPWISYGMSWLGNILTKSEGADSFFFGLFEKLLIPSGFHHIFASLFWYSPLGGDISMALRNGGGDNGCLVKDLCCKSGESGKCCVLANDSVLDAGKTLLYSLSPALHNSLPLQGDALIGLTAISLPGHKIEGASKEVLKFLEEKHIYAGKFTQGKFPIMQFALPAAALAIYLTQRKKDKNAKKNLIPGVCNSLILGITEPIEFTFMHKFPKLFYLFHSGMCGVSFLSMRLLKAHIPTSFSGGIIELWVNGFMPMQKGTQFYWWAVVGSGLALAYFTVFYITFSKFGESDSKVDESGNVDKEQEASGLPPNIYFFKKGLGGWDNVANYKNCASRLRYDIKDKSKVDEASLKKAGVIAIKWIGTGHVQLIVGPKAEEINTNLLKYSQQDLSGSSTSTTPQLNPS; from the coding sequence TTGTTTGACGGAGCAGGAAGAGATCAATGTGTAAGTTCCCTAACAAGAATGTTTGGGGTACTTACCCTAAATACTTCTATATTTGGTCCAATGCTTATAGGGGGATTCATAATCCCCTATATCATGAAACATTATTCAGAAATAAAGCTACCAACTTACCTAGCTTATTTTGCAGGCAAGAGATTACTTCCTTTAATCTCTTGCCTTTCTGTTATTCCAGTAGCTTTAATTTCTCTAGTATTTTGACCTTGAATAAGTTATGGTATGTCCTGATTAGGAAATATTTTGACCAAAAGTGAAGGAGCTGACTCCTTCTTCTTTGGTCTTTTTGAAAAATTATTAATTCCTTCAGGATTTCACCATATATTTGCATCTCTATTCTGATATAGTCCCCTAGGAGGGGACATATCAATGGCTTTGAGAAATGGTGGAGGTGATAATGGTTGCTTAGTTAAAGATCTATGCTGCAAATCCGGAGAATCTGGTAAATGTTGTGTTTTAGCTAATGATTCAGTATTGGATGCTGGAAAAACATTACTTTATTCTTTATCTCCAGCTTTACATAACTCTTTACCTCTACAAGGTGATGCTCTTATAGGTCTAACTGCAATTTCATTGCCTGGACATAAAATTGAGGGAGCCTCAAAAGAAGTTCTTAAATTTTTGGAAGAAAAACATATCTATGCTGGAAAATTCACTCAAGGGAAGTTTCCGATAATGCAATTTGCTCTTCCGGCAGCAGCTTTAGCTATCTACCTTACACAAAGGAAGAAAGATAAAAATGCTAAGAAAAATCTAATACCAGGAGTTTGCAACTCCCTGATATTAGGTATTACTGAGCCTATAGAGTTTACCTTTATGCATAAATTCCCTAAATTGTTCTATTTATTCCACTCAGGAATGTGTGGAGTCTCATTCCTTTCAATGAGACTATTAAAAGCACACATTCCTACTTCTTTCTCCGGAGGAATAATAGAACTATGAGTTAATGGATTTATGCCTATGCAAAAGGGCACGCAATTCTATTGATGAGCTGTCGTAGGATCAGGACTAGCTTTAGCCTACTTTACAGTTTTCTATATAACTTTCTCCAAATTTGGAGAAAGTGATAGTAAAGTGGATGAAAGTGGTAATGTAGATAAAGAACAAGAAGCTAGTGGTCTACCCCCTAATATCTACTTCTTTAAGAAGGGATTAGGAGGTTGAGATAACGTAGCTAACTATAAGAACTGCGCTTCTAGACTACGTTATGACATAAAAGACAAATCTAAAGTAGATGAAGCCAGCTTAAAGAAAGCTGGCGTAATAGCTATTAAATGGATAGGTACAGGACATGTCCAACTGATAGTTGGACCTAAAGCAGAAGAAATAAATACAAACTTATTGAAATATTCTCAACAGGATTTAAGTGGAAGTAGTACTTCTACTACTCCACAATTAAATCCTTCTTAA